GCTCCATCAGCCCTTCCGTGGCGTAGGGGATGCCCAGAACTTTCCAGCCATAGGTCAGGGTGGCATGGCTGACCACGGCACGAATTACGGCATTCAGGCCGGGACAGTCGCCGCCACTCGTAAGCAGCCCAATTCGCTTCTGCATATTCATTTCCAGTTATGCTGATCCAGAGTCAATAGCCAGGTTTGGGTAGGGTGGTGCGCTTCCAAGCGGGTAAAAATCTCCCCCAATTGGGGCAGGGTAATCAACCCATACTGCCAGAGGACGATCGGCAACGGGCCGGAAACCTGCTCAGCCTGCCGCAGGGCCAACTCAATGGAAGACTTCGGCATGGCCAGCTCTTCCCGCAAAAACGCAATGATCAGGGATTGAGGGTCGGTCTCCATGGCTTTTGCCCACCTGCAAGATGCTTGGCTATACTCTGAGCTTAGGCAAAAACTATGGGGAACTTGTGAAGACAAGGGCTTTGATGGTTCGAATTTCTGACTTCTTCAAGAAGTTAGAGGTCTGGCCTTAGGAACGGGAATTAAATAACCTGGATTTCTTCAGCCCTCACCCCCCTGCCCCCTCTCCCAAATTTGGGAGAGGGGGCAGGGGGGTGAGGGCAATCAGGAGTTTGACACTTTATTTAATTCTCATTCCTTAGAGCGTTTTCACCGGCCTACTTTTTTAAAAACTGAACCGGTAAACGATCGCCCACCTTCAACCCCAGTTCCTGGGTTCGACCTGCCCGCAATTCGATCACCTGATCAATCTCCAAGTTCCTATCCGGCCCATAGGCAGGGCAAGGGTCTGCTTGACAAGGAGGAACATTCTGGGAAATGAACTGCACCCGGCCCTGCCTGAGAAACACCATATCTAGCGGAATCAGGGTATTCTTCATCCAGAAACTCACGGAACGGGGGGGGTGGAACGGAAACAGCATGCCCCGGTTATCGGCCAGGGTGGTGCGAAACATTAAGCCGGTGGCCTGCTCTTGAAAAGTTCGGGCCACTTCCAGATCAATCGTCTGACCAGCGATCGTGATTCTAGCCGTAATCGGGAGAGACTGCCCCTGGTTCAGAGTGATTTCCTGGGCTGGACTGGGTGCAGGTGAGGTTGAACTTTCCGATCCTGGGGGACTTTCGACCCCAGAGGTTGGAGCCGAACAGGCTACGAGCAACGCCACTAACCCGGCAGAAAAAACTTGCAGCATACCCCTTCTCCTTAAGGCTCTCATTCTCCCCTCTCTGGTAAAGGGCGGATTCCATAACCGCCCCATCCATTATGCCTCAGGCTTCCCGCAACACATACCCGACCCCCCGCACTGTCTGGATCAAGCGTTTTTCACCTTCGTTTTCTACCTTCAAGCGCAGGTATCGAATGTACACTTCAATCACATTCGATTCCCCCATAAAGTCGTAACCCCA
This portion of the Leptolyngbya sp. 'hensonii' genome encodes:
- a CDS encoding DUF2949 domain-containing protein, whose product is METDPQSLIIAFLREELAMPKSSIELALRQAEQVSGPLPIVLWQYGLITLPQLGEIFTRLEAHHPTQTWLLTLDQHNWK
- a CDS encoding DUF192 domain-containing protein, producing the protein MLQVFSAGLVALLVACSAPTSGVESPPGSESSTSPAPSPAQEITLNQGQSLPITARITIAGQTIDLEVARTFQEQATGLMFRTTLADNRGMLFPFHPPRSVSFWMKNTLIPLDMVFLRQGRVQFISQNVPPCQADPCPAYGPDRNLEIDQVIELRAGRTQELGLKVGDRLPVQFLKK